A genomic window from Candidatus Peregrinibacteria bacterium includes:
- the rpmA gene encoding 50S ribosomal protein L27, translated as MAHKKAGGSTTNGRDSESKRLGVKKYEGERVSAGNILVRQRGNKCFAGKNVLTGKDYTLFSVIEGVVKYTQKKQRKFNGQVHRDTFVHVLTA; from the coding sequence ATGGCTCATAAAAAAGCAGGAGGTTCCACCACCAATGGTCGAGATTCGGAGTCGAAACGACTCGGAGTCAAAAAGTACGAAGGAGAACGAGTTTCTGCCGGAAATATCCTCGTGAGACAGCGCGGAAATAAGTGTTTTGCGGGGAAAAATGTCCTTACTGGGAAAGATTACACACTTTTTTCTGTGATAGAGGGCGTGGTGAAATATACGCAAAAAAAGCAGCGAAAATTCAATGGACAAGTGCACAGAGATACATTTGTGCATGTACTTACCGCCTGA